The following are encoded together in the Carettochelys insculpta isolate YL-2023 chromosome 24, ASM3395843v1, whole genome shotgun sequence genome:
- the DNALI1 gene encoding axonemal dynein light intermediate polypeptide 1 has translation MIPPADSLLRYETPVLVSRNPEKRSPKARPLKVSPQQPVLAGPVPPPPKPKATPTSVDPTKQAEEILNAILPPREWVEDNQLWIQQVSTTPSTRMDVVHLQEELDLKLQQRQARETGICPVRRELYSQCFDELIREVTINCAERGLLLLRVRDEIRMTIAAYQTLYESSVAFGMRKALQAEQGKSDMEKRIAELEDEKRELERQVNEQKAKCEAIEKRESERRQVEEKKHGEEVQFLKRTNQQLKAQLEGIIAPKK, from the exons ATGATCCCCCCGGCCGACTCGCTGCTTCGCTACGAGACCCCGGTGCTGGTGAGCCGCAACCCGGAGAAGCGCTCCCCGAAG GCACGTCCCTTGAAAGTGAGTCCTCAGCAGCCTGTGTTAGCAGGACCTGTGCCACCTCCTCCAAAACCCAAAGCCACGCCTACATCTGTAGATCCAACAAAACAGGCAGAAGAAATCCTAAATGCAATCCTGCCACCAAG AGAATGGGTGGAAGACAATCAGCTATGGATTCAACAGGTGTCCACCACTCCTAGTACACGAATGGATGTAGTTCATTTGCAGGAAGAGCTGGATCTCAAACTACAGCAAAGACAAGCTCGGGAAACTGGGATTTGTCCTGTCCGCAGGGAACTCTACTCACAGTGCTTTG atgAACTTATCCGTGAGGTTACAATTAACTGTGCAGAGCGGGGACTGTTGTTACTTCGAGTTAGAGATGAAATCCGAATGACCATCGCTGCCTATCAGACACTGTACGAAAGTAGTGTTGCTTttggtatgaggaaggcattacaAGCTGAACAGGGCAAATCTGACATGGAAAAGAGA ATTGCAGAATTAGAAGATGAAAAGCGGGAGTTGGAAAGACAAGTCAATGAGCAGAAAGCTAAATGTGAAGCTATTGAAAAACGTGAAAGTGAAAGGCGGCAGGTAGAGGAGAAGAAACATGGTGAAGAAGTACAATTCTTAAAACGAACTAATCAGCAATTGAAG